The following are encoded together in the Brassica napus cultivar Da-Ae chromosome A9, Da-Ae, whole genome shotgun sequence genome:
- the LOC106422284 gene encoding high mobility group B protein 13 produces MATVADPAPAKKSRNSRKALKQKNEMVESPLLSPAKGKETKSYEKDLMEMQAMLEKMKIEKEKTEDLLKEKDEILRKKEEELETRDVEQEKLKVELKKLQKMKEFKPNMTLAFCQSLAQTEDDKKGKKKKKDCPETKRPSTPYILWCKDNWNEVKKENPDSDFKETSNILGAKWKTLSVEEKKPYEEKYKADKEAYLQVITKEKREREAMKLLEDEQKQKTAMELLDQYLHFVQEAEQEDNNKKTKKVKDPLKPKQPISAYLIYANERRPVLREDNKSVIEVAKLTGEEWKNLSEEQKAPYDKMAKKNKEIYLEEMEGYKRTKEEEAMSQKKEEEELMKLHKQEALQLLKKKEKADHIIKKKKETTKNKKKNEDVDPNKPKKPASSFFLFCKDARKSLAEEHPGINNSTLTAHISLKWKELGEEERQMYNGKAAELMEAYKKEVEEYNKTKAAA; encoded by the exons TAAGAAATCGAGAAACAGCAGAAAAGCGTTGAAGCAGAAGAATGAGATGGTGGAGTCACCGTTGTTATCCCCAGCGAAGGGGAAAGAAACGAAGTCATACGAGAAAGACCTGATGGAGATGCAGGCGatgttggagaagatgaagatcgAGAAGGAGAAAACAGAGGATCTGCTGAAGGAGAAGGACGAGATCCTGAGGAAGAAGGAGGAGGAACTCGAAACGAGAGACGTGGAACAGGAGAAGCTGAAGGTGGAGCTGAAGAAGCTTCAAAAGATGAAGGAGTTCAAGCCTAACATG ACTTTAGCTTTCTGTCAATCTTTGGCACAAACTGAAGACGACAAgaaggggaagaagaagaagaaggattgTCCTGAGACCAAGAGACCTTCCACGCCATACATCTTGTGGTGCAAGGATAACTGGAACGAAGTCAAGAAGGAGAACCCAGATTCGGACTTCAAGGAGACTTCCAACATTCTCGGTGCTAAGTGGAAGACTCTGAGTGTGGAAGAGAAGAAGCCTTACGAGGAGAAGTATAAGGCTGACAAGGAAGCTTATCTCCAGGTTATCACAAAGGAGAAGCGAGAGAGAGAAGCAATGAAGCTTCTGGAAGATGAGCAAAAGCAGAAGACTGCTATGGAGCTGCTTGATCAGTATCTCCACTTTGTTCAAGAAGCTGAACAGGAGGATAACAATAAGAAGACAAA GAAGGTAAAGGATCCTCTGAAGCCTAAGCAACCCATCTCTGCTTACTTGATCTATGCAAATGAGAGGAGGCCTGTTTTACGAGAAGATAACAAGAGCGTTATAGAG GTTGCAAAGTTAACGGGAGAGGAGTGGAAGAACTTGTCTGAGGAACAAAAGGCTCCCTACGATAAG ATGGCAAAGAAGAACAAGGAGATATATCTGGAAGAGATGGAAGGATATAAGAGgacaaaggaagaagaagcgATGAGccagaagaaagaagaagaggaactcATGAAACTCCACAAACAAGAAGCTCTCCAACTTctcaagaagaaggagaaagctGACCACATCATAAAG aagaagaaagaaacaacgaagaacaagaagaagaacgagGATGTTGATCCTAACAAACCAAAGAAGCCTGCCTCTTCATTCTTTCTCTTCTG CAAAGATGCAAGAAAGAGTTTGGCAGAGGAGCATCCTGGGATTAACAATTCAACTCTTACAGCCCACATTTCATTGAAATGGAAG GAACTGGGGGAAGAAGAAAGGCAAATGTATAACGGAAAAGCTGCAGAGTTAATGGAAGCGTACAAGAAAGAAGTGGAAGAGTACAACAAGACCAAGGCTGCTGCGTAG
- the LOC106422337 gene encoding single-stranded DNA-binding protein, mitochondrial, protein MNSLAIRVSKLLRSSPPLLHPNHLLHGRSWFSTGPIDEEGLEEDFEETISERPELQPQGVDPRKGWGFRGVHRAIICGKVGQAPLQKILRNGRTVTIFTVGTGGMFDQRLMGATNQPKPAQWHRIAVHNEVLGSYAVQKLAKNSSVYVEGDIETRVYNDSISSEVKSIPEICIRRDGKIRLIKYGESISKISFDELKEGLI, encoded by the exons ATGAACTCACTGGCTATCCGAGTTTCCAAGCTTCTGAGAtcctctcctcctcttcttcaccCAAATCATCTGCTTCATGGGAGGTCTTGGTTCTCGACTGGTCCCATCGACGAGGAAGGGTTGGAAGAAGATTTCGAAGAAACCATCTCAGAAAGACCCGAGCTTCAGCCTCAGGGTGTTGATCCCCGTAAAGGTTGGGGCTTTCGCGGTGTCCACCGG GCCATCATTTGTGGGAAGGTAGGTCAAGCACCGTTACAGAAGATCTTGAGGAACGGGCGGACAGTAACCATCTTCACTGTTGGAACAGGGGGCATGTTTGATCAGAGGCTTATGGGAGCAACTAACCAGCCTAAACCTGCTCAGTGGCATAGAATCGCTGTCCACAACGAAGTGCTTGGCTCTTACGCTGTCCAAAAGCTCGCTAAAAA CTCGTCGGTTTATGTCGAAGGTGATATTGAGACTAGAGTGTATAATGACAGCATCAGCAGTGAAGTGAAGAGTATCCCTGAGATTTGCATTCGTCGTGATG GCAAGATTCGGCTGATCAAATACGGGGAAAGCATTAGCAAGATCTCCTTCGATGAGCTAA AAGAAGGATTGATTTAG